Proteins found in one Nostoc sp. NIES-3756 genomic segment:
- a CDS encoding PstS family phosphate ABC transporter substrate-binding protein, with translation MSQKNETLILFLASIIPICLIFSGLWFFRDIWQFNLTENSTNSTSNNLLASRCEISLEGTFNYGGSTTWAPIRKDVDSVLQQICPKFILRYVQPLTEKPGSGTGIQMLIANQLAFSQSSRSLQVEENIKAKNKGFSLQEIPVAIDGIVIAVNPKLNIPGLTVNQIQGIYTGKITNWQEIGGPNLPITPITRTQAAGGTVEFFIENVLEKANFGKNIRYIGTTTEALRKVAQIDGAIYYASAPEVVPQCDIRTLPIGRNSQQFIVPYQEPYVPKLECPNKRNQLNTAVFRNGDYPITRNLFVIVKQNGQIDEQAGKAYADWLLTAQGQELLEKAGFIRIK, from the coding sequence ATGTCTCAAAAGAATGAAACTCTTATCCTTTTTTTAGCAAGTATTATCCCAATTTGCTTAATCTTTAGTGGGTTGTGGTTTTTTAGAGATATATGGCAATTTAATTTAACTGAGAATAGCACTAATAGTACAAGTAATAATCTGTTAGCAAGCAGATGTGAAATATCTCTAGAAGGAACGTTTAATTATGGTGGTAGTACCACCTGGGCCCCTATCCGTAAAGATGTAGACTCTGTATTGCAACAAATTTGTCCTAAGTTCATCTTACGTTATGTCCAGCCTCTTACCGAGAAGCCAGGCTCGGGAACTGGGATTCAAATGTTAATCGCCAATCAGTTAGCTTTTTCTCAATCTTCGCGTTCACTTCAAGTCGAAGAAAATATAAAAGCTAAAAATAAAGGCTTTAGCCTACAAGAAATTCCTGTAGCAATTGATGGCATTGTCATTGCAGTTAATCCCAAACTGAATATTCCCGGCTTAACTGTTAACCAAATTCAAGGCATCTACACAGGCAAAATTACTAATTGGCAAGAAATCGGTGGCCCCAATTTACCAATTACACCCATCACTCGCACTCAAGCAGCTGGAGGTACAGTAGAGTTCTTTATTGAAAATGTATTAGAAAAAGCCAATTTCGGTAAAAATATTAGATATATAGGCACAACTACAGAAGCCCTAAGAAAAGTAGCTCAGATTGATGGGGCTATTTATTATGCTTCTGCACCAGAGGTAGTACCTCAATGTGATATAAGAACCCTACCAATAGGTCGTAATAGTCAGCAATTTATCGTTCCATATCAGGAACCCTATGTACCTAAATTAGAATGTCCTAATAAGCGTAACCAACTAAATACTGCTGTTTTTCGTAATGGTGACTATCCAATTACCCGTAATCTATTTGTGATTGTGAAGCAAAACGGTCAAATAGACGAGCAAGCAGGAAAAGCCTATGCCGATTGGCTATTAACCGCACAAGGACAGGAATTGTTAGAGAAAGCAGGATTTATCAGAATTAAGTAA
- a CDS encoding Crp/Fnr family transcriptional regulator yields the protein MSSLSSAERSLLPMQSPSSFSEASRPFLTWQRILDWAQEHYRCRTFSKDERIPARPGLLYLVQRGAIRMVGTAQVSATASQLTSRRINRTPEEAFLGFVGAGQPFEIVAQSPFTLQAYAHVDQTAVLWMYWHDLDNWPHFRREVMDAFRYQHQRKLLWLSALGQRRTIDRLLGFLTLLIEEYGEPAMSETDPDVIRGYCLPFPLTHAQIGSAIGSTRVTVTRLMGKLRQRGLILTQGDNLICLPAESINRAS from the coding sequence ATGTCGTCTTTGTCTTCAGCCGAACGCTCTTTGTTACCTATGCAATCTCCATCCTCCTTTTCTGAGGCATCACGCCCTTTCTTAACTTGGCAACGCATTCTTGACTGGGCCCAAGAACACTATCGCTGCCGCACCTTTAGCAAAGATGAGCGCATTCCAGCCAGACCTGGTTTGCTCTATTTAGTGCAAAGAGGCGCGATCCGCATGGTAGGAACCGCTCAGGTAAGTGCTACAGCCAGTCAGTTGACTTCTCGACGGATCAACAGAACCCCAGAAGAAGCTTTCTTGGGATTTGTAGGTGCGGGACAGCCGTTTGAAATTGTTGCTCAGTCTCCATTCACGCTCCAAGCCTACGCTCACGTTGATCAAACTGCCGTACTTTGGATGTACTGGCACGATTTAGACAACTGGCCTCACTTCCGTCGTGAAGTGATGGATGCCTTCAGATACCAACACCAGCGTAAATTGCTGTGGCTCAGTGCCTTGGGTCAACGGCGTACAATCGACAGACTCTTAGGATTCCTCACCTTGTTGATTGAGGAATATGGAGAACCAGCCATGAGTGAAACCGATCCCGATGTCATTCGTGGTTACTGTCTGCCCTTCCCTCTTACTCATGCCCAAATTGGTAGCGCTATCGGTTCAACTCGTGTAACCGTCACCCGCTTAATGGGCAAATTGCGTCAACGTGGTTTAATCCTCACCCAAGGGGATAATTTGATTTGTTTGCCAGCAGAGTCAATCAACAGAGCTAGCTAA
- a CDS encoding DALR anticodon-binding domain-containing protein: MSCNLLVSEYTAIRKLLYSYLLASIDRFNYHQQQQIIIKKQIPLYKVRNANQVLYISGIALRLSKSHNLNSMEIAEIITSQISAICRENLLVKIVAPGWIHLELTDSLLVNWLQHITTVGLPDDKERRHKQIINPHQLFAIQYAHARCCSLILLAQREGLIQFKEHLPENWQERSLLCLVSDIQRPWLNRKKQLILNHSAERYLISELIEAVDNLIFPNDNKQMNWEKLGLDVSQAFETFWSQCRIWGEVKNNFPELTQARLGLVLATQTVLRFLLVTKLGSVAPFEL; the protein is encoded by the coding sequence GTGTCTTGCAATCTACTAGTCAGTGAATATACAGCAATCAGAAAGCTGTTATACAGCTATTTACTAGCATCCATAGATAGATTTAACTACCATCAGCAACAGCAAATCATAATAAAAAAACAAATACCTCTATACAAAGTTAGAAATGCTAACCAAGTTCTATATATTTCTGGCATAGCTCTGCGGCTATCAAAATCTCATAATCTTAATTCTATGGAGATAGCCGAGATCATCACTTCTCAAATATCAGCCATCTGTAGGGAAAACTTACTTGTAAAAATTGTTGCACCTGGATGGATTCATTTAGAGTTAACTGATAGTTTGTTGGTAAATTGGTTGCAACATATAACAACCGTCGGTTTACCAGATGACAAAGAAAGAAGGCATAAGCAAATTATTAACCCTCATCAATTATTTGCTATACAGTACGCTCATGCGCGTTGTTGTTCGCTAATATTGCTAGCTCAACGTGAAGGATTAATCCAATTTAAAGAACATTTACCAGAGAATTGGCAAGAGCGATCGCTTTTGTGTTTGGTCTCAGATATACAAAGACCCTGGTTGAATAGGAAAAAACAACTTATTCTTAACCACTCAGCAGAACGGTATTTAATTTCTGAGTTAATAGAAGCGGTAGATAACTTGATATTTCCCAATGATAATAAGCAGATGAATTGGGAAAAATTAGGATTAGATGTAAGTCAAGCTTTTGAAACTTTTTGGAGTCAATGTCGAATTTGGGGTGAAGTAAAAAATAATTTTCCCGAACTCACTCAAGCCAGGCTGGGATTAGTACTGGCTACCCAGACAGTTTTAAGGTTTTTACTAGTAACAAAGCTGGGAAGCGTTGCACCTTTTGAACTTTAG
- a CDS encoding Cof-type HAD-IIB family hydrolase produces MTKLLVLDIDGTISGESNTISQRVKEAIAAVQAKGIQVAIATGRMYRSALRFHQEINSTLPLAAYQGAWIQDPANQKIHQHLPLARKTAQQLLDYFEQPQWRSLLSIHFYINDQLYVREVTRETAIYAQRSGITPIAVGDLRQTLDNEPTKILALCDDTEAISNLLGTLRRQYTPAELYLTTSVATFFEATNPFVNKGNAVLYLAEELLGIPSTDVMAIGDNFNDVEMLEYAGIGVAMGNAPDGVQAIAQWVAPSVEEDGAAVAIEKFLLS; encoded by the coding sequence ATGACTAAATTACTTGTACTAGACATAGACGGAACCATTTCTGGCGAGTCTAACACTATCAGCCAACGTGTCAAAGAAGCGATCGCCGCCGTGCAAGCAAAAGGTATTCAAGTGGCGATCGCAACTGGGCGGATGTATCGTTCCGCACTACGTTTTCATCAGGAAATTAACTCTACTCTACCCTTAGCAGCTTACCAAGGTGCTTGGATTCAAGATCCAGCTAACCAAAAGATTCATCAACATCTACCTTTAGCCAGAAAAACAGCCCAGCAATTACTAGATTACTTTGAACAACCGCAATGGCGATCGCTGCTTTCCATCCACTTTTATATAAATGATCAACTCTACGTGCGTGAGGTCACAAGAGAGACAGCAATTTACGCCCAACGTTCTGGTATTACTCCCATTGCTGTAGGTGATTTACGCCAAACTCTAGATAATGAACCAACAAAAATTTTAGCTTTGTGTGACGACACAGAAGCAATCAGCAACCTCTTAGGGACATTACGCCGTCAATACACTCCGGCTGAACTTTACTTGACAACATCCGTCGCTACCTTTTTTGAAGCCACTAATCCCTTTGTCAACAAAGGTAATGCAGTACTTTATTTAGCTGAAGAATTATTAGGTATACCAAGCACAGATGTCATGGCCATTGGCGATAACTTCAACGATGTAGAGATGTTGGAATATGCTGGTATTGGTGTCGCTATGGGCAATGCTCCTGATGGAGTGCAAGCGATCGCTCAATGGGTAGCCCCTAGCGTTGAAGAAGATGGCGCAGCCGTAGCGATTGAAAAATTTCTACTTTCCTAA
- a CDS encoding energy-coupling factor ABC transporter ATP-binding protein, giving the protein MTSLISQTQTSSRHPQTGVIEVQNLVFAYPRQEPVLHNLSFTLNPGDRVALMGATGSGKSTLLENLIGLKQPKSGKIWVNGISLEPQTLPQVRRYIGFGFQDANDQLFMPTILEDITFGPRNYGVPPAVATDKARQLLADFGLEAYANRSAHELSGGQRRLVALAAILALEPTILILDEPTTGLDPSWRRHLAQVLLNLPVQVMLIASHELNWLGKVTQRALVLSGGRIQIDSDIQPLLQNGEALNQLGLPIDW; this is encoded by the coding sequence TTGACATCCTTAATTTCCCAAACCCAAACCTCCAGCCGTCATCCACAAACAGGTGTGATCGAGGTACAAAATTTAGTTTTCGCCTATCCTCGCCAAGAGCCAGTCTTGCACAATCTTTCATTTACCTTAAATCCAGGCGATCGCGTGGCGTTGATGGGTGCGACCGGTTCTGGTAAAAGTACTTTATTAGAGAACCTTATTGGCTTAAAACAACCAAAATCAGGCAAAATTTGGGTTAACGGTATCTCATTAGAACCTCAAACTCTACCTCAAGTAAGGCGATACATTGGCTTTGGTTTTCAAGATGCCAACGACCAATTATTTATGCCCACCATCTTGGAAGATATCACCTTTGGGCCTCGCAATTATGGTGTACCTCCAGCCGTCGCCACCGACAAAGCAAGACAGTTACTCGCTGATTTTGGTCTAGAAGCTTACGCTAACCGTTCAGCACACGAACTTTCAGGAGGGCAAAGAAGACTGGTAGCTTTAGCTGCTATTTTGGCACTAGAGCCGACAATCCTCATTTTAGATGAACCAACTACTGGTCTTGATCCCTCATGGCGGCGACACTTAGCACAAGTTTTACTCAATTTACCAGTGCAAGTGATGCTAATAGCATCCCATGAACTAAACTGGTTGGGCAAAGTTACCCAACGTGCCTTAGTGTTATCAGGTGGGCGCATTCAAATAGACAGCGATATTCAACCTCTATTACAAAATGGAGAGGCTTTAAACCAGTTGGGTTTGCCAATAGATTGGTAA
- a CDS encoding energy-coupling factor transporter transmembrane component T family protein — MLRMPLPLRLHLALVIVVGAALLKHHAWYWLSAYAAIALIWVSLLHVSLPKLGGLIGTELIFLSLVALPLGWEKASFLLVRSLVCLVVMNSFLLTLPPHSFGIALKSLPVPAALKENLLLAGQYLEILLAEVTRMQRSAQLRGINGAAGWLRYASASMIGALYIRTLERAERVNAAMIIRGYNGTLPIDSTFRIKERFLLLFAWAIAISFTVTSYL, encoded by the coding sequence ATGCTTAGAATGCCCTTGCCCTTACGTTTGCATCTCGCCCTAGTGATTGTTGTTGGGGCAGCTTTATTAAAGCATCATGCTTGGTATTGGTTGAGTGCGTATGCTGCGATCGCCTTAATATGGGTATCCTTATTGCATGTATCCCTACCCAAGTTAGGAGGACTGATAGGCACAGAGTTAATTTTCCTATCACTTGTAGCCTTACCCTTGGGATGGGAAAAAGCAAGTTTTTTACTTGTTCGTTCTCTGGTGTGTTTAGTTGTCATGAATAGCTTTTTATTGACCTTACCACCCCACAGTTTTGGTATTGCACTCAAAAGCTTACCAGTACCAGCCGCCTTAAAAGAAAACCTACTTCTAGCTGGACAGTACCTGGAAATTTTACTAGCCGAAGTCACACGTATGCAGCGCAGCGCCCAATTAAGAGGCATCAATGGAGCTGCTGGCTGGCTACGTTACGCCAGTGCATCTATGATTGGCGCTTTGTATATCCGCACGCTAGAAAGGGCAGAACGAGTCAACGCCGCTATGATTATTCGCGGCTACAACGGAACACTACCAATCGATTCCACCTTTAGAATCAAAGAACGTTTCCTACTTCTATTTGCCTGGGCGATCGCAATTTCTTTTACAGTCACTTCTTACTTATGA
- a CDS encoding energy-coupling factor ABC transporter permease gives MHIPDGFVSVPVAGATGLVSLAGLLIASERSQAAFGVRRAPILGLTTAFIFAAQMINFPVAGGTSGHLLGGTLAAIVLGSPWAGMLCIATVLIIQAVLFADGGITALGANILNMAIIGVWVGWMLTQTLQRLFGGSKGRLPLAAGIAAAVSVVVAAIACAIELALSGTAPIGIALPAMTGIHILIGIGEGLITGGVLTYLAQARPDLLPGEQQEFRGWLVPVVSIVLVAGIFSLAASAWPDGLERVAEDLGFIKLGEQVRIAVPTPLADYEIPGLGAIGTSIAGLVGSAVCFAIAFGIAKVVRPKNA, from the coding sequence ATGCACATTCCTGATGGATTTGTGTCTGTACCAGTGGCAGGCGCAACGGGTTTGGTAAGTTTGGCAGGACTATTAATTGCAAGTGAGCGATCGCAAGCAGCATTTGGTGTTCGTCGCGCTCCCATACTCGGATTAACCACTGCATTTATTTTTGCGGCTCAAATGATTAATTTCCCAGTAGCCGGGGGAACTAGTGGACACTTACTAGGAGGAACATTAGCCGCGATCGTTTTAGGTAGCCCTTGGGCGGGGATGTTGTGTATCGCTACCGTGTTAATTATCCAAGCCGTATTATTTGCCGACGGCGGGATCACCGCCTTAGGAGCCAATATTTTGAATATGGCAATCATTGGGGTTTGGGTAGGCTGGATGTTAACCCAAACCTTGCAACGCTTATTTGGTGGCTCTAAAGGACGCTTACCTTTAGCGGCTGGGATTGCGGCGGCTGTGAGTGTAGTAGTAGCAGCCATAGCTTGCGCTATTGAATTAGCCCTTTCTGGAACTGCACCCATAGGTATAGCTTTACCAGCCATGACTGGTATTCATATCTTGATTGGCATTGGTGAAGGCTTAATTACAGGCGGTGTATTGACTTACCTTGCCCAAGCAAGACCAGATTTATTACCAGGGGAACAGCAAGAGTTTCGCGGTTGGTTAGTACCAGTAGTTAGCATTGTGTTAGTGGCTGGTATATTCTCACTTGCTGCCTCAGCCTGGCCAGACGGTTTAGAAAGAGTGGCAGAAGACTTAGGTTTTATCAAACTAGGTGAACAAGTCAGAATAGCTGTACCCACACCCTTAGCAGACTACGAAATTCCTGGTCTGGGAGCAATTGGTACAAGTATTGCTGGACTCGTGGGTTCTGCGGTTTGCTTCGCTATTGCTTTTGGAATTGCCAAAGTAGTGAGACCGAAGAATGCTTAG
- a CDS encoding energy-coupling factor ABC transporter ATP-binding protein yields MPQPLLTFEQIYYTYPGAKKSALNGIRLHIPQGKRCALIGKNGCGKTTLFSLANGLYRPQKGVVSWQDETIQYDRKSLMKLRQKVGLVFQDPEQQLVASTVEEDISYGLCNLGLAKTEIEQRVAQALVEFELTELAERPVHHLSLGQKKRVSLADVMVLRPELLLLDEPTAYLDRPQSRNLMALLKKIHDSGTTIVMASHDLDLVYCWADWVFVMDEGRLILEGTPQDVFLQRDILESLQLGLPLIYEILINEGLVTEGQSLESFRQKILNIFC; encoded by the coding sequence ATGCCACAACCATTACTCACATTTGAGCAGATATATTATACATATCCAGGCGCAAAAAAATCAGCCTTAAATGGAATAAGGCTTCATATCCCCCAAGGAAAAAGATGTGCTTTGATAGGTAAAAATGGTTGTGGTAAAACAACTTTATTTTCTCTAGCTAATGGTCTATACAGACCCCAAAAAGGAGTCGTATCTTGGCAAGATGAAACAATTCAATATGACCGTAAATCTTTGATGAAATTGCGGCAAAAAGTTGGTTTAGTTTTTCAAGATCCAGAACAGCAGTTAGTAGCCTCTACCGTTGAAGAAGATATTTCTTATGGTTTATGTAATTTAGGATTAGCAAAAACAGAGATTGAGCAACGGGTAGCCCAAGCTTTAGTAGAATTTGAACTTACCGAATTAGCCGAAAGACCAGTACATCACTTAAGTTTAGGGCAGAAAAAGCGGGTTTCTTTAGCTGATGTCATGGTTTTAAGACCAGAATTACTATTATTAGACGAGCCGACAGCATATTTAGATAGACCCCAAAGCCGTAACTTGATGGCGCTTCTAAAAAAAATCCATGACTCTGGAACAACAATAGTCATGGCTAGTCATGATTTAGATTTAGTTTATTGTTGGGCTGATTGGGTTTTTGTTATGGATGAGGGAAGATTAATTTTAGAGGGAACACCCCAAGATGTTTTTTTACAAAGAGATATTCTCGAAAGTTTACAATTAGGCTTACCACTGATATATGAAATTCTAATTAATGAAGGATTGGTAACGGAAGGGCAAAGTTTAGAAAGCTTCCGTCAGAAAATATTAAATATTTTTTGTTAA
- the cbiQ gene encoding cobalt ECF transporter T component CbiQ codes for MKMQIDTLAYTNKLRRLAPEQKLLFAIALLIITAFAHPLVQILIAIWVSVWTIFYAGIPTKIYLKLIYIAGIFWLTSLPALVINGVATSEISLAEHDAILGINIASYYLYISHHGLELVWQILTRAIASISCLYFVMLTIPFTDLLQTLRRFGFPVLITDLLLLMYRFIFVLLNTASELWTAQQARNGYSTFSLSMKSLSLLIGQLFQRTLEKYRQVSLSLESRGFNGEFQVWHPSRYHVSKRYALEAILGCLMLIELEWNIYFLR; via the coding sequence ATGAAGATGCAGATTGACACCCTAGCTTACACAAATAAACTAAGGCGATTAGCACCAGAGCAGAAATTATTATTTGCGATCGCCCTATTAATTATTACTGCCTTTGCTCATCCTTTAGTACAAATTTTAATCGCTATTTGGGTAAGTGTTTGGACAATATTTTACGCAGGTATTCCTACAAAAATATATTTAAAATTAATTTATATTGCCGGGATTTTCTGGTTAACTAGCTTGCCAGCTTTAGTAATTAATGGTGTGGCGACTTCTGAGATCAGTTTAGCAGAGCATGATGCCATACTAGGTATCAATATTGCCTCTTATTATTTATATATTAGTCATCATGGTCTTGAGCTAGTATGGCAGATTTTGACGCGAGCGATCGCTTCAATTTCTTGCTTATATTTTGTCATGTTAACCATTCCCTTTACTGACTTACTACAAACTCTCAGGCGTTTTGGCTTCCCTGTACTAATTACAGACTTATTATTATTAATGTATCGGTTTATTTTCGTTCTCTTAAATACAGCCTCAGAATTATGGACAGCCCAACAAGCTCGTAATGGCTACTCTACATTTAGCCTGAGCATGAAAAGCTTATCATTATTAATTGGTCAATTATTCCAACGTACTTTAGAAAAGTATCGGCAAGTTTCCTTAAGTCTAGAATCACGAGGCTTCAACGGAGAATTTCAAGTTTGGCATCCATCCCGCTATCATGTATCCAAACGCTACGCCCTAGAAGCTATTTTAGGATGCCTGATGTTAATAGAACTAGAATGGAATATATATTTTTTAAGATAA
- a CDS encoding energy-coupling factor ABC transporter substrate-binding protein, which yields MNQSKKGMSNWLLLGGVIILSALPLVVARNAEFAGADDRAAKAVTEVQPGYKPWFQPLMQLPSCEVQTFLFASQAALGAGVLGYLIGLSKGRTERRNHHEDAD from the coding sequence ATGAATCAATCTAAAAAAGGCATGAGTAACTGGCTATTACTTGGAGGAGTGATAATTCTATCAGCCTTACCTTTGGTAGTTGCTCGTAATGCCGAGTTTGCTGGTGCTGATGATAGAGCCGCCAAAGCTGTTACCGAAGTACAACCAGGATACAAACCTTGGTTTCAACCATTGATGCAACTACCAAGTTGCGAAGTACAAACCTTTTTGTTCGCTTCTCAGGCGGCTTTGGGTGCTGGGGTGCTAGGTTATTTAATTGGTTTATCCAAAGGGAGAACAGAAAGGCGAAATCATCATGAAGATGCAGATTGA
- a CDS encoding energy-coupling factor ABC transporter permease — protein MHIMEGYLPVGWAVFWWLVALPFMLLGVRSLTRITKANPELKLLLALAGAFTFVLSALKMPSVTGSCAHPTGTGLGAVLFGPLAMSVLGSLVLLFQALLLAHGGLTTLGANAFSMAIAGPIAAYWIYRLTMQLTGKQKIAIFLAAALADLLTYIITSVQLALAFPSPVGGFIASFAKFAGIFAITQIPLAISEGLLTVLVWNWLQSYTPQELELLQLIKREPQSHESI, from the coding sequence ATGCACATTATGGAAGGTTATCTACCAGTAGGTTGGGCAGTTTTTTGGTGGTTAGTGGCATTACCGTTTATGCTTTTAGGAGTGCGATCGCTCACCCGCATCACCAAAGCCAACCCAGAATTAAAGTTACTGTTAGCATTGGCAGGAGCTTTTACTTTTGTATTATCAGCGTTAAAAATGCCCTCGGTAACAGGTAGTTGCGCTCACCCCACAGGTACAGGGTTAGGTGCTGTGTTATTTGGGCCTTTGGCAATGTCGGTGCTGGGTAGCTTAGTATTGTTATTTCAAGCCTTGCTGTTGGCACATGGCGGTTTGACAACACTGGGAGCTAATGCTTTTTCAATGGCGATCGCTGGGCCTATTGCCGCTTACTGGATCTATCGTCTCACAATGCAGCTTACAGGTAAGCAAAAAATCGCCATTTTTCTCGCCGCCGCCTTAGCAGATTTGCTTACTTACATAATTACCTCTGTGCAACTTGCCCTCGCTTTCCCTTCACCTGTTGGTGGGTTTATTGCATCATTTGCTAAGTTCGCAGGTATTTTTGCTATTACCCAAATTCCCTTAGCAATTAGTGAAGGATTATTGACTGTGCTGGTGTGGAACTGGCTACAATCTTATACTCCTCAAGAACTAGAACTATTACAACTAATTAAACGGGAACCTCAAAGCCATGAATCAATCTAA
- a CDS encoding multicopper oxidase domain-containing protein: MPDNFALGHQSLWSRRQLLKLGISGVGVAGAAVLWNTLSQSKSVIRVPQMEMEAPDNVAQPMRMLREFDYGTVKKENGRTVREFQLRAGTSVIQLNSAVSYNIWDLNGRIPGPTLRAKQGDRIRVLFHNQAGHSHSLHFHGVHPAEMDGIRPVSNNSATIYEFDAEPYGVHLYHCHIEPVTRHIAKGLYGMFIIDPPTPRPPADEIVLVMAGYDINDDNHNEFYAFNGLPHHYMDNPIQIYQNQLVRLYVLNIIEFDPAVTFHLHANFFDVNRYGMSMKNSEKTDVLTMGIAERHILEFAFRYPGKYMFHPHQDAIAENGCMGQFEVVAANNNQNQPS; encoded by the coding sequence ATGCCCGATAATTTTGCACTGGGTCATCAAAGTCTGTGGAGTCGTCGTCAACTGCTGAAATTGGGTATATCGGGTGTTGGGGTAGCAGGGGCGGCGGTACTGTGGAATACGTTGTCACAGAGTAAGTCTGTGATCAGAGTGCCGCAAATGGAAATGGAAGCACCTGATAATGTTGCTCAACCCATGCGGATGCTGCGAGAGTTTGATTATGGGACAGTGAAAAAAGAAAATGGTCGCACTGTTCGAGAATTTCAGCTAAGGGCTGGCACATCGGTTATTCAACTAAATAGTGCAGTATCCTACAACATCTGGGATCTTAATGGTCGCATACCGGGGCCGACACTACGAGCAAAACAAGGCGATCGCATCAGAGTACTGTTTCACAACCAAGCTGGACATTCCCATTCGCTACATTTTCATGGAGTGCATCCAGCCGAAATGGATGGGATACGTCCAGTAAGTAACAATAGTGCCACAATTTACGAGTTTGACGCAGAACCTTACGGCGTTCACTTGTACCATTGCCATATTGAACCTGTTACCCGCCACATCGCCAAAGGTTTATATGGAATGTTTATTATCGATCCGCCTACACCTCGCCCCCCGGCTGATGAGATTGTGCTGGTGATGGCTGGCTATGACATCAACGATGATAACCATAATGAGTTTTATGCTTTTAATGGATTACCACATCACTATATGGATAATCCAATTCAGATTTACCAAAATCAGTTGGTTCGGTTGTATGTCCTCAACATTATCGAATTTGATCCGGCGGTAACATTTCACCTTCATGCCAACTTCTTTGATGTAAATCGTTATGGCATGAGTATGAAGAATAGTGAGAAAACCGATGTCTTGACGATGGGAATAGCAGAAAGACACATCCTAGAGTTTGCGTTTCGCTATCCGGGTAAGTATATGTTCCATCCCCATCAAGATGCGATCGCAGAAAACGGTTGTATGGGTCAATTTGAAGTTGTTGCGGCAAACAATAATCAAAATCAACCTAGCTAG